A genomic segment from Zonotrichia albicollis isolate bZonAlb1 chromosome 21, bZonAlb1.hap1, whole genome shotgun sequence encodes:
- the CRB2 gene encoding protein crumbs homolog 2 isoform X1, which produces MELKKTTSRPCHAALLLPLFLLFWGASRSENDSGCSSSPCENGGSCKDLEVGYQCTCPVEPVAYTGVNCEILYDACTEGGCPAHMTCSRTPGLLEYDCVCPAGPAGAACGSVDECESSPCPDPRLQCVDSPAGYSCRCPAGDGCRAGSSVCSSQPCLNNGTCVAAPGGFRCLCPPGFGGATCGDDIDECASGPCRNGAICRDSAGEYSCFCVPGFQGSHCEIDIDECASRPCRNHGTCLNHMDRYECQCAPGYAGVNCDTEIDECASDPCQNGALCNDHVGFYTCTCAPGYEGAQCEVDINECESQPCQSNGTCHDLIDSYHCDCSDTGFEGTHCELDILECASDPCHNSATCLEGIKGYSCACWPGYTGQHCEEDVDECVTGPCHNGGLCLQRSDPAHYGTQPHFPSSFSYSQAAGFLCQCQPGFTGDTCFTNIDECESQPCQNGGLCQDLVNGFLCQCPPGYAGVECAVNINECEEGPCKNGAVCEDGIADYSCHCAPGQDGITWGGKNCSVQLTGCQSHDCQNEALCIPTYRAESHGHLCQCQPGFYDATCSTPTTFSFASRGYLLVELPEDSESRRGTAGASVSLRFRTTLPSAVLFYRGREAEYLFLELLDGILHAELKREGVGYPLLLRGLRVDDGQWHRVEVVVHSTVQLKLWHGSCEAGLCLQSSPVPASTAVIPQAFLTLYIGGAEDPMANNTGSQQGFVGCLQDLQVDAAAVLPADLPLGEPSPARPGCERTEWCLSQPCLHGGLCVDLWATFRCDCARPYGGPACSYERPAATFGLENSTSFASFTLSDSLGADFNLSFFLRSRKPDGLLVQACNGTGPCLTLYLRDGQLSIETSPADTVTFPGNVVDGSRRLIALSFQGGSVGALQSDTLLELGQLPAQALGAGSELFIGGHPNPDSAKLWGGYFKGCLQDIQLNSHQIELFQVENNSVPQELNRTQTGNLVNGCISDDTCQSEPCQNGGRCIVTWNDFHCSCPANFTGKFCEEKVWCESDPCPEGTTCTDVVAGYVCLANATFNSYAAIEFTTNTSVTRTLSSLHVEFRTRDEDAVLLRAVEEVDSLQVAIRNSSLLVDIRSGNSVEGVSFVSPQAVTDGAWHSVSVSMEEPAALSSRWLLRWDGSVNVTLPGSAGNLDFLKNNASVVLAENFTGCLGRVQIGGLFLPFPPQQPYPQAEQFLRAGPGSARLGCSGADVCASGPCLNGGTCQDLFDAFGCGCSAGWAGPRCEANIDDCQPSPCVHGDCVDAVADFQCECFRGFIGKRCDINVDDCVRHQCLNGATCVDGVYGYSCRCPPQYSGPRCEWPFPPQQCGKNFTCLNGGRCITESWGANCSCRPGFTGRNCQININECEPNPCQNGGTCQDSENRYECVCSASFTGERCDINKGTPGALFPSPLIEVAVPVACGSVLLLSIALIFMVLTARKRRQSEGTYSPSQQEVAGARLEMDSVLKVPPEERLI; this is translated from the exons GAGCTTCACGCTCAGAAAATGACAGTGGCTGTTCCTCGTCCCCGTGTGAGAATGGGGGGAGCTGTAAGGATTTGGAGGTGGGTTACCAGTGCACATGCCCTGTGGAGCCTGTAGCCTACACGGGCGTGAACTGTGAAATCCTGTACGATGCCTGCACCGAGGGTGGCTGTCCTGCCCACATGACCTGCAGCCGGactccagggctgctggaatATGACTGCGTGTGCCCAGCTGGCCCTGCAGGTGCTGCCTGTGGCAGCGTGGACGAGTGCGagagcagcccttgcccagACCCTCGGCTGCAGTGTGTGGACAGCCCAGCCGGGTACTCCTGCAGGTGCCCCGCCGGAGACGGCTGCCGGGCAGGAAGCTCCGTGtgctccagccagccctgcctcaaCAACGGCACGTGTGTGGCGGCTCCGGGCGGCTTCCGCTGCCTCTGCCCGCCCGGCTTCGGCGGGGCCACCTGCGGGGACGACATCGACGAGTGCgcctcggggccgtgccggAACGGGGCCATCTGCAGGGACAGCGCGGGCGAGTACAGCTGCTTCTGTGTGCCCGGCTTCCAGGGCTCGCACTGCGAGATCGACATCGACGAGTGCGCGTCCCGGCCCTGCCGCAACCACGGCACCTGCCTCAACCACATGGACCGCTACGAGTGCCAGTGCGCGCCCGGCTATGCAG GTGTGAACTGTGATACTGAAATAGATGAATGTGCTTCAGACCCTTGCCAGAACGGGGCCCTGTGCAATGATCACGTTGGGTTCTACACCTGCACCTGTGCACCAGGTTATGAAGGAGCCCAGTGTGAGGTGGACATCAATGAATGTGAGAGCCAGCCATGCCAGAGCAATGGGACGTGCCATGACCTCATTGACAG CTACCATTGTGACTGCAGTGACACCGGCTTCGAGGGGACCCACTGCGAGCTGGACATCCTGGAGTGTGCCTCTGACCCCTGCCACAACAGTGCCACGTGCCTGGAGGGAATCAAGGGCtacagctgtgcctgctggcCAG GTTACACCGGGCAGCACTGCGAGGAGGACGTGGATGAGTGTGTGACAGGGCCCTGCCACAACGGCGGCCTGTGCCTGCAGCGCTCCGACCCCGCCCACTACGGGACACAGCCccacttccccagcagcttcagcTACAGCCAGGCAGCTGGcttcctgtgccagtgccagccaggcTTTACAG GGGACACCTGCTTCACCAACATTGATGAGTGTgagtcccagccctgccagaacGGAGGGCTCTGCCAGGACCTGGTGAATGGcttcctgtgccagtgcccaccTGGTTATGCAG GTGTGGAATGTGCTGTTAACATCAATGAGTGTGAGGAGGGTCCCTGCAAGAatggagctgtgtgtgaggATGGCATTGCTGACTATTCCTGCCACTGTGCCCCTGGCCAGGATGGCATTACGTGGGGAGGGAAGAactgctctgtgcagctcaCTGGGTGCCAGAGCCACGACTGCCAGAACGAGGCCTTGTGCATCCCAACGTACCGAGCCGAGAGCCACGgccacctgtgccagtgccagcctggaTTCTACGATGCCACGTGCTCCACACCAACCACGTTTTCCTTTGCTTCCAGAGGGTATCTCCTCGTTGAGCTGCCCGAGGACAGTGAGAGCAGGAGGGGCACGGCAGGGGCCAGCGTGTCCCTCCGCTTCCGAACCACTCTGCCCAGCGCTGTCCTGTTTTACCGAGGCCGGGAAGCCGAGTACTtgttcctggagctcctggatgGCATCCTGCACGCAGAGCTGAAGAGGGAGGGTGTTGGGTACCCGCTGCTCCTGAGGGGGCTCAGAGTGGACGACGGCCAGTGGCACAGAGTGGAAGTTGTCGTGCACAGCACGGTGCAGCTGAAGCTCTGGCACGGCTCTTGTGAggccgggctctgcctgcagagctctcctgtcccagccagcactgctgtgatCCCACAAGCCTTCCTGACTCTGTATATTGGAGGTGCTGAGGATCCAATGGCCAACAACACGGGGAGCCAGCAAGGCTTTGTGGGCTGCCTGCAGGACCTGCAGGTGGACGCTGCGGCCGTGCTGCCGGCGGATCTGCCCCTGGGGGAGCCGTCCCcggccaggccgggctgtgaGCGCACCGAGTggtgcctgtcccagccctgcctgcacgGAGGGCTCTGTGTGGACCTCTGGGCCACCTTCAGGTGTGACTGTGCCAGGCCCTATGGAGGCCCAGCTTGCTCATATG aGCGCCCAGCAGCAACGTTTGGCCTAGAGAATTCCACCAGCTTTGCCTCTTTCACCCTTTCTGACAGCCTTGGGGCAGACTTCAACCTCTCGTTTTTCCTGCGGAGCCGGAAGCCCGATGGTTTGTTGGTGCAGGCCTGCAATGGGACAGGGCCCTGCCTCACCCTGTACCTGAGGGACGGCCAGCTGAGCATAGAGACGTCCCCTGCGGACACTGTGACCTTTCCAGGGAATGTGGTGGATGGGAGCAGACGTTTGATAGCCCTGTCCTTCCAGGGAGGCTCTGTGGGTGCCCTGCAGTCAGACacgctgctggagctgggccagctgccagcacaggccctgggagctggctctgagctgtTCATTGGGGGGCACCCCAACCCCGACAGTGCCAAGCTCTGGGGGGGCTACTTCAAGGGCTGCTTGCAGGACATCCAACTCAACAGCCACCAGATAGAGCTTTTCCAGGTGGAGAACAACAGTGTGCCACAGGAACTCAATAGGACTCAAACTGGAAACCTTGTGAATGGCTGCATCTCTGATGACACCTGCCAG tctgAGCCATGTCAGAATGGTGGCAGATGCATTGTCACTTGGAATGATTTCCATTGCAGCTGTCCTGCAAATTTCACTGGGAAATTTTGTGAAGAGAAAGTCTGGTGTGAAAGTGACCCATGTCCTGAAGGCACCACCTGCACAGACGTTGTGGCAGGATATGTGT GTCTGGCTAATGCAACATTCAATAGTTATGCTGCCATTGAATTTACCACCAACACATCAGTGACCAGAACTCTGAGCAGCCTCCACGTGGAATTCAGAACCAGGGATGAAGATGCCGTTTTGCTTCGGGCTGTGGAAGAGGTGGATTCCCTGCAGGTAGCCATTAGGAATTCCTCCCTGCTTGTTGACATCAGGAGTGGGAACAGCGTCGAGGGCGTGAGCTTCGTGAGCCCGCAGGCGGTCACGGACGGGGCCTGGCACAGCGTGTCCGTGTCCATGGAGGAGCCGGCCGCGCTCTCCTCGCGGTGGCTGCTCCGCTGGGACGGCTCGGTGAACGTGACCCTGCCGGGAAGCGCCGGCAACCTCGACTTCCTCAAGAACAACGCCTCGGTCGTTCTGGCCGAGAATTTCACCGGCTGCCTGGGCCGGGTGCAGATCGGGgggctcttcctgcccttcccgcCGCAGCAGCCGTACCCGCAGGCCGAGCAGTTCCTGCGGgccggcccgggcagcgcccGCCTGGGCTGCTCCGGGGCCGACGTGTGCGCCTCCGGCCCCTGCCTCAACGGCGGCACCTGCCAGGACCTGTTCGACGCCTTCGGCTGCGGCTGCAGCGCGGGCTGGGCGGGGCCGCGCTGCGAGGCCAACATCGACgactgccagcccagcccctgcgtGCACGGGGACTGCGTGGACGCCGTGGCAGATTTCCAGTGCGAGTGCTTCCGCGGCTTCATCGGGAAGAGGTGCGACATCAACGTGGACGACTGCGTGCGGCACCAGTGCCTGAACGGGGCCACCTGCGTGGACGGCGTGTACGGGTACTCGTGCAGGTGCCCCCCGCAGTACTCCGGGCCTCGCTGCGA GTGGCCGTTCCCCCCTCAGCAGTGTGGCAAGAACTTCACCTGCTTGAACGGTGGCAGGTGCATCACCGAGAGCTGGGGAGCCAActgctcctgcaggcctggctTCACTGGAAGGAA CTGTCAAATCAACATAAACGAGTGTGAGCCAAACCCGTGCCAGAACGGGGGCACGTGCCAGGACTCGGAGAACAGATACGAGTGCGTGTGCAGCGCCAGCTTCACCGGCGAGCGCTGCGACATCAAC aaagggACTCCGGGTGCTCTCTTCCCCTCCCCACTAATTGAAGTAGCTGTCCCTGTAGCgtgtggctctgtgctgctcctcagtaTTGCTCTCATATTCATGGTTCTCACGGCGAGGAAGAGGCGCCAGTCCGAGGGGACGTACAGCCCGAGCCAGCAGGAGGTGGCAGGAGCGCGGCTGGAGATGGACAGTGTCCTGAAGGTGC
- the CRB2 gene encoding protein crumbs homolog 2 isoform X3 yields the protein MELKKTTSRPCHAALLLPLFLLFWGASRSENDSGCSSSPCENGGSCKDLEVGYQCTCPVEPVAYTGVNCEILYDACTEGGCPAHMTCSRTPGLLEYDCVCPAGPAGAACGSVDECESSPCPDPRLQCVDSPAGYSCRCPAGDGCRAGSSVCSSQPCLNNGTCVAAPGGFRCLCPPGFGGATCGDDIDECASGPCRNGAICRDSAGEYSCFCVPGFQGSHCEIDIDECASRPCRNHGTCLNHMDRYECQCAPGYAGVNCDTEIDECASDPCQNGALCNDHVGFYTCTCAPGYEGAQCEVDINECESQPCQSNGTCHDLIDSYHCDCSDTGFEGTHCELDILECASDPCHNSATCLEGIKGYSCACWPGYTGQHCEEDVDECVTGPCHNGGLCLQRSDPAHYGTQPHFPSSFSYSQAAGFLCQCQPGFTGDTCFTNIDECESQPCQNGGLCQDLVNGFLCQCPPGYAGVECAVNINECEEGPCKNGAVCEDGIADYSCHCAPGQDGITWGGKNCSVQLTGCQSHDCQNEALCIPTYRAESHGHLCQCQPGFYDATCSTPTTFSFASRGYLLVELPEDSESRRGTAGASVSLRFRTTLPSAVLFYRGREAEYLFLELLDGILHAELKREGVGYPLLLRGLRVDDGQWHRVEVVVHSTVQLKLWHGSCEAGLCLQSSPVPASTAVIPQAFLTLYIGGAEDPMANNTGSQQGFVGCLQDLQVDAAAVLPADLPLGEPSPARPGCERTEWCLSQPCLHGGLCVDLWATFRCDCARPYGGPACSYERPAATFGLENSTSFASFTLSDSLGADFNLSFFLRSRKPDGLLVQACNGTGPCLTLYLRDGQLSIETSPADTVTFPGNVVDGSRRLIALSFQGGSVGALQSDTLLELGQLPAQALGAGSELFIGGHPNPDSAKLWGGYFKGCLQDIQLNSHQIELFQVENNSVPQELNRTQTGNLVNGCISDDTCQSEPCQNGGRCIVTWNDFHCSCPANFTGKFCEEKVWCESDPCPEGTTCTDVVAGYVCLANATFNSYAAIEFTTNTSVTRTLSSLHVEFRTRDEDAVLLRAVEEVDSLQVAIRNSSLLVDIRSGNSVEGVSFVSPQAVTDGAWHSVSVSMEEPAALSSRWLLRWDGSVNVTLPGSAGNLDFLKNNASVVLAENFTGCLGRVQIGGLFLPFPPQQPYPQAEQFLRAGPGSARLGCSGADVCASGPCLNGGTCQDLFDAFGCGCSAGWAGPRCEANIDDCQPSPCVHGDCVDAVADFQCECFRGFIGKRCDINVDDCVRHQCLNGATCVDGVYGYSCRCPPQYSGPRCEWPFPPQQCGKNFTCLNGGRCITESWGANCSCRPGFTGRNCQININECEPNPCQNGGTCQDSENRYECVCSASFTGERCDINRVWAHLSHSSVVGAVGAAGAALLLALAAATAIAMKRRRATQGTYSPSRQEKDGARVEMWNVIKMPPTERLI from the exons GAGCTTCACGCTCAGAAAATGACAGTGGCTGTTCCTCGTCCCCGTGTGAGAATGGGGGGAGCTGTAAGGATTTGGAGGTGGGTTACCAGTGCACATGCCCTGTGGAGCCTGTAGCCTACACGGGCGTGAACTGTGAAATCCTGTACGATGCCTGCACCGAGGGTGGCTGTCCTGCCCACATGACCTGCAGCCGGactccagggctgctggaatATGACTGCGTGTGCCCAGCTGGCCCTGCAGGTGCTGCCTGTGGCAGCGTGGACGAGTGCGagagcagcccttgcccagACCCTCGGCTGCAGTGTGTGGACAGCCCAGCCGGGTACTCCTGCAGGTGCCCCGCCGGAGACGGCTGCCGGGCAGGAAGCTCCGTGtgctccagccagccctgcctcaaCAACGGCACGTGTGTGGCGGCTCCGGGCGGCTTCCGCTGCCTCTGCCCGCCCGGCTTCGGCGGGGCCACCTGCGGGGACGACATCGACGAGTGCgcctcggggccgtgccggAACGGGGCCATCTGCAGGGACAGCGCGGGCGAGTACAGCTGCTTCTGTGTGCCCGGCTTCCAGGGCTCGCACTGCGAGATCGACATCGACGAGTGCGCGTCCCGGCCCTGCCGCAACCACGGCACCTGCCTCAACCACATGGACCGCTACGAGTGCCAGTGCGCGCCCGGCTATGCAG GTGTGAACTGTGATACTGAAATAGATGAATGTGCTTCAGACCCTTGCCAGAACGGGGCCCTGTGCAATGATCACGTTGGGTTCTACACCTGCACCTGTGCACCAGGTTATGAAGGAGCCCAGTGTGAGGTGGACATCAATGAATGTGAGAGCCAGCCATGCCAGAGCAATGGGACGTGCCATGACCTCATTGACAG CTACCATTGTGACTGCAGTGACACCGGCTTCGAGGGGACCCACTGCGAGCTGGACATCCTGGAGTGTGCCTCTGACCCCTGCCACAACAGTGCCACGTGCCTGGAGGGAATCAAGGGCtacagctgtgcctgctggcCAG GTTACACCGGGCAGCACTGCGAGGAGGACGTGGATGAGTGTGTGACAGGGCCCTGCCACAACGGCGGCCTGTGCCTGCAGCGCTCCGACCCCGCCCACTACGGGACACAGCCccacttccccagcagcttcagcTACAGCCAGGCAGCTGGcttcctgtgccagtgccagccaggcTTTACAG GGGACACCTGCTTCACCAACATTGATGAGTGTgagtcccagccctgccagaacGGAGGGCTCTGCCAGGACCTGGTGAATGGcttcctgtgccagtgcccaccTGGTTATGCAG GTGTGGAATGTGCTGTTAACATCAATGAGTGTGAGGAGGGTCCCTGCAAGAatggagctgtgtgtgaggATGGCATTGCTGACTATTCCTGCCACTGTGCCCCTGGCCAGGATGGCATTACGTGGGGAGGGAAGAactgctctgtgcagctcaCTGGGTGCCAGAGCCACGACTGCCAGAACGAGGCCTTGTGCATCCCAACGTACCGAGCCGAGAGCCACGgccacctgtgccagtgccagcctggaTTCTACGATGCCACGTGCTCCACACCAACCACGTTTTCCTTTGCTTCCAGAGGGTATCTCCTCGTTGAGCTGCCCGAGGACAGTGAGAGCAGGAGGGGCACGGCAGGGGCCAGCGTGTCCCTCCGCTTCCGAACCACTCTGCCCAGCGCTGTCCTGTTTTACCGAGGCCGGGAAGCCGAGTACTtgttcctggagctcctggatgGCATCCTGCACGCAGAGCTGAAGAGGGAGGGTGTTGGGTACCCGCTGCTCCTGAGGGGGCTCAGAGTGGACGACGGCCAGTGGCACAGAGTGGAAGTTGTCGTGCACAGCACGGTGCAGCTGAAGCTCTGGCACGGCTCTTGTGAggccgggctctgcctgcagagctctcctgtcccagccagcactgctgtgatCCCACAAGCCTTCCTGACTCTGTATATTGGAGGTGCTGAGGATCCAATGGCCAACAACACGGGGAGCCAGCAAGGCTTTGTGGGCTGCCTGCAGGACCTGCAGGTGGACGCTGCGGCCGTGCTGCCGGCGGATCTGCCCCTGGGGGAGCCGTCCCcggccaggccgggctgtgaGCGCACCGAGTggtgcctgtcccagccctgcctgcacgGAGGGCTCTGTGTGGACCTCTGGGCCACCTTCAGGTGTGACTGTGCCAGGCCCTATGGAGGCCCAGCTTGCTCATATG aGCGCCCAGCAGCAACGTTTGGCCTAGAGAATTCCACCAGCTTTGCCTCTTTCACCCTTTCTGACAGCCTTGGGGCAGACTTCAACCTCTCGTTTTTCCTGCGGAGCCGGAAGCCCGATGGTTTGTTGGTGCAGGCCTGCAATGGGACAGGGCCCTGCCTCACCCTGTACCTGAGGGACGGCCAGCTGAGCATAGAGACGTCCCCTGCGGACACTGTGACCTTTCCAGGGAATGTGGTGGATGGGAGCAGACGTTTGATAGCCCTGTCCTTCCAGGGAGGCTCTGTGGGTGCCCTGCAGTCAGACacgctgctggagctgggccagctgccagcacaggccctgggagctggctctgagctgtTCATTGGGGGGCACCCCAACCCCGACAGTGCCAAGCTCTGGGGGGGCTACTTCAAGGGCTGCTTGCAGGACATCCAACTCAACAGCCACCAGATAGAGCTTTTCCAGGTGGAGAACAACAGTGTGCCACAGGAACTCAATAGGACTCAAACTGGAAACCTTGTGAATGGCTGCATCTCTGATGACACCTGCCAG tctgAGCCATGTCAGAATGGTGGCAGATGCATTGTCACTTGGAATGATTTCCATTGCAGCTGTCCTGCAAATTTCACTGGGAAATTTTGTGAAGAGAAAGTCTGGTGTGAAAGTGACCCATGTCCTGAAGGCACCACCTGCACAGACGTTGTGGCAGGATATGTGT GTCTGGCTAATGCAACATTCAATAGTTATGCTGCCATTGAATTTACCACCAACACATCAGTGACCAGAACTCTGAGCAGCCTCCACGTGGAATTCAGAACCAGGGATGAAGATGCCGTTTTGCTTCGGGCTGTGGAAGAGGTGGATTCCCTGCAGGTAGCCATTAGGAATTCCTCCCTGCTTGTTGACATCAGGAGTGGGAACAGCGTCGAGGGCGTGAGCTTCGTGAGCCCGCAGGCGGTCACGGACGGGGCCTGGCACAGCGTGTCCGTGTCCATGGAGGAGCCGGCCGCGCTCTCCTCGCGGTGGCTGCTCCGCTGGGACGGCTCGGTGAACGTGACCCTGCCGGGAAGCGCCGGCAACCTCGACTTCCTCAAGAACAACGCCTCGGTCGTTCTGGCCGAGAATTTCACCGGCTGCCTGGGCCGGGTGCAGATCGGGgggctcttcctgcccttcccgcCGCAGCAGCCGTACCCGCAGGCCGAGCAGTTCCTGCGGgccggcccgggcagcgcccGCCTGGGCTGCTCCGGGGCCGACGTGTGCGCCTCCGGCCCCTGCCTCAACGGCGGCACCTGCCAGGACCTGTTCGACGCCTTCGGCTGCGGCTGCAGCGCGGGCTGGGCGGGGCCGCGCTGCGAGGCCAACATCGACgactgccagcccagcccctgcgtGCACGGGGACTGCGTGGACGCCGTGGCAGATTTCCAGTGCGAGTGCTTCCGCGGCTTCATCGGGAAGAGGTGCGACATCAACGTGGACGACTGCGTGCGGCACCAGTGCCTGAACGGGGCCACCTGCGTGGACGGCGTGTACGGGTACTCGTGCAGGTGCCCCCCGCAGTACTCCGGGCCTCGCTGCGA GTGGCCGTTCCCCCCTCAGCAGTGTGGCAAGAACTTCACCTGCTTGAACGGTGGCAGGTGCATCACCGAGAGCTGGGGAGCCAActgctcctgcaggcctggctTCACTGGAAGGAA CTGTCAAATCAACATAAACGAGTGTGAGCCAAACCCGTGCCAGAACGGGGGCACGTGCCAGGACTCGGAGAACAGATACGAGTGCGTGTGCAGCGCCAGCTTCACCGGCGAGCGCTGCGACATCAAC